A stretch of the Methanobacterium veterum genome encodes the following:
- the cysS gene encoding cysteine--tRNA ligase, producing MKVYNTMTRKKEELRPMNKNRIKMFVCGPTVYDESHIGHGRTYIAFDVIARYLKYKGYSVFYLENITDIDDKIIKRASELGVEPLELAKKYESLYFKDMELLGVTNVNYYARAMEHLTEIINQIQTLVDKGFAYETSTGVYFDESKLEDFGKLSNRNIEDLNIHRVNLDSTKRNPGDFALWKKRDEKPSWDSPWGKGRPGWHIEDTAITETYFGGQFDIHGGGLDLIFPHHEAEIAQMESATGKKPMVKYWMHTGFLNVSGEKMSKSLGNFVTIEELLKEYDPQVFRYFVLSTHYRSPIDFSDDALMQSQNSLKRIHKVMKTVDELLESNITNENRHDEKYLQLLEDTKEEFLDAMDNDFNTPIALSALFNLVRDINKGINEEEISKKVFKEIKNLLNEFGDILGLTFSVESVKSDSDELVNILIDVREELRKKKDYELSDKIRSQLRDAGIDLEDK from the coding sequence ATGAAAGTATACAATACCATGACCCGTAAAAAAGAAGAATTAAGGCCCATGAACAAAAATAGAATAAAAATGTTTGTGTGTGGACCAACAGTTTACGATGAGTCCCACATAGGGCATGGAAGAACTTACATCGCTTTCGATGTTATTGCAAGATATCTTAAATATAAAGGATACAGCGTTTTTTATCTGGAAAATATCACAGATATAGATGATAAAATAATCAAAAGAGCATCTGAACTTGGAGTTGAACCATTAGAACTTGCAAAAAAATATGAAAGCCTCTACTTTAAAGATATGGAACTATTAGGCGTAACCAATGTTAATTATTATGCAAGGGCAATGGAACACCTTACTGAAATAATAAATCAAATTCAAACATTGGTAGATAAAGGATTCGCATATGAAACATCTACAGGTGTCTACTTTGATGAATCTAAGTTAGAAGATTTTGGAAAACTCTCAAACAGGAATATTGAAGACTTAAATATTCATAGAGTTAATTTAGATTCCACAAAAAGAAACCCTGGAGATTTTGCACTTTGGAAAAAAAGAGACGAAAAACCATCATGGGACTCCCCATGGGGTAAAGGACGGCCCGGATGGCACATTGAAGATACTGCAATAACTGAAACCTATTTTGGAGGTCAGTTTGATATTCATGGAGGAGGGTTAGACCTCATATTCCCCCATCACGAAGCAGAAATCGCTCAGATGGAATCTGCAACTGGTAAAAAACCAATGGTCAAATACTGGATGCATACAGGTTTTTTAAATGTCAGCGGAGAGAAAATGTCCAAGTCACTTGGAAATTTCGTTACAATAGAAGAACTGCTCAAAGAATATGACCCCCAGGTCTTCAGGTACTTTGTTCTTTCAACCCATTACAGAAGTCCAATTGATTTCAGTGATGATGCGCTAATGCAGTCACAAAACAGCCTTAAAAGGATTCACAAAGTAATGAAAACAGTAGATGAGCTTTTAGAAAGCAATATAACTAATGAAAATAGACATGATGAAAAATATCTTCAATTACTGGAAGATACTAAAGAAGAATTCTTAGATGCAATGGACAATGATTTTAATACCCCAATTGCACTCTCGGCACTTTTCAATCTAGTAAGAGATATAAATAAAGGAATAAATGAAGAAGAAATCTCTAAAAAGGTATTTAAAGAAATAAAAAATTTACTAAATGAATTTGGAGATATTTTAGGGCTTACTTTTTCAGTAGAATCAGTTAAAAGCGATTCTGATGAATTAGTTAATATCTTAATTGATGTAAGAGAAGAGCTCCGTAAAAAGAAAGATTATGAGCTATCAGATAAAATTAGAAGTCAGTTAAGAGATGCTGGAATAGATTTAGAGGATAAATAA
- a CDS encoding transcriptional regulator: MRPPCEIVVWYVIPSIRSELAKELLKLGIKQKRISELLDITQPAVSQYVSDKRGHGIKFDDKTQNMIKMLAKDLTEQELGPDRIIQRICEICKNVKAEEIICQLHKEKDKIPTGCNACLGSNRDADMDYCI; this comes from the coding sequence ATGAGACCGCCATGTGAAATAGTTGTATGGTACGTAATTCCAAGTATAAGGTCCGAATTAGCTAAAGAGCTTCTTAAGTTAGGTATAAAACAAAAAAGGATTTCTGAGCTGCTGGACATAACTCAGCCTGCAGTTTCACAGTATGTAAGTGATAAACGAGGACATGGGATCAAATTTGATGATAAGACCCAGAATATGATTAAAATGCTTGCAAAAGATCTAACGGAGCAAGAGCTTGGACCGGACCGCATCATTCAAAGAATATGTGAAATATGTAAAAATGTTAAAGCTGAGGAAATAATCTGTCAGCTGCATAAAGAAAAAGATAAAATTCCTACCGGTTGTAATGCATGTTTGGGTTCTAATAGGGACGCAGATATGGATTACTGCATTTAA
- the cysE gene encoding serine O-acetyltransferase: MFERIKEDIEMVMLRDPAARSKLEIFLTYPGLHAIWGYEIAHWFWIRNHLFTGRFISALSRLLTGIEIHPGAKIGKRVFIDHGMGVVVGETAIVGDDVLIYQGVVLGGTSLERKKRHPTIGSGVVIGSGAKIIGDITIGDCSKVGAGSVVLKSAPPGSTVVGIPGRNVKEKRKCAIDLDHGELPDPIAEVIKLILQRQDEMEMQLKALGLSTTTINLDELFNKKSEIEEIFSEGAGI, encoded by the coding sequence ATGTTTGAAAGGATCAAAGAGGATATAGAAATGGTGATGCTGAGGGATCCAGCAGCAAGAAGTAAATTAGAAATATTTCTCACATATCCTGGACTTCATGCTATATGGGGGTATGAAATAGCTCACTGGTTCTGGATTCGTAACCATTTATTTACTGGGCGATTTATATCTGCACTTTCCCGCCTCCTAACTGGTATTGAAATACATCCTGGGGCAAAAATTGGAAAAAGAGTTTTCATCGATCATGGGATGGGTGTTGTAGTTGGAGAAACTGCAATTGTAGGAGATGATGTGTTGATCTACCAGGGCGTTGTACTTGGTGGAACAAGCCTTGAACGGAAGAAAAGACACCCAACAATTGGTAGTGGGGTCGTTATAGGCTCAGGAGCTAAAATAATAGGGGATATTACTATTGGGGATTGTTCAAAGGTTGGTGCAGGTTCAGTAGTTTTAAAATCAGCTCCTCCAGGGTCTACAGTAGTTGGAATACCTGGAAGGAATGTCAAAGAGAAAAGGAAATGCGCTATTGATCTTGATCACGGAGAATTACCTGATCCAATTGCAGAAGTGATTAAACTTATTTTGCAGCGCCAGGATGAAATGGAAATGCAGCTTAAAGCGTTAGGATTGTCTACAACAACTATAAATTTAGATGAATTGTTTAATAAAAAATCAGAGATTGAAGAAATATTTTCAGAAGGGGCAGGCATCTAA
- the cysK gene encoding cysteine synthase A produces MVNIPELTRGIANDATELIGNTPLVRLNRVTEGAEAEVVAKLESFNPISSVKDRIGVALVEAGEEAGVINKDSVIIEPTSGNTGIALSFVAAAKGYRLILTMPDTMSIERRKLLALFGAEIVLTPGANGMPGAIAKAEELVKEIPNAVVLQQFKNPANPKIHRETTAQEILRDTDGKVDIIVAGVGTGGTITGIAEVLKEHNPDLKAVAVEPATSPVLSGGKSGPHKIQGIGAGFVPDVYKPELVDEIIPVKDEDAADTLLRLAREEGIFAGISSGAATWAAVQLAKREENKGKRIVVILPDTGERYLSMEWVFEKIFHTAEGVQL; encoded by the coding sequence ATGGTAAATATACCTGAATTAACAAGAGGAATAGCAAATGATGCAACAGAACTTATAGGAAATACTCCTTTGGTCAGGTTAAATAGGGTTACGGAAGGGGCAGAAGCAGAAGTAGTTGCAAAGCTTGAATCATTTAACCCAATAAGCAGTGTAAAAGATAGAATTGGTGTTGCACTGGTTGAAGCTGGGGAAGAAGCTGGAGTTATAAATAAAGACTCAGTTATAATTGAACCTACAAGCGGAAACACTGGAATTGCACTTTCATTTGTTGCAGCAGCAAAAGGGTACAGATTAATCCTTACGATGCCGGATACAATGTCTATAGAGCGTAGAAAATTGCTGGCATTGTTTGGGGCTGAGATAGTACTTACTCCTGGCGCTAATGGGATGCCGGGGGCAATAGCAAAGGCCGAAGAGCTTGTTAAAGAAATACCAAATGCTGTAGTACTTCAGCAGTTTAAAAACCCTGCAAACCCTAAAATTCACAGGGAAACCACAGCACAGGAAATATTAAGAGACACTGACGGTAAAGTAGATATCATAGTGGCGGGTGTAGGTACTGGTGGAACAATAACAGGTATTGCAGAAGTTTTAAAAGAACATAATCCGGATCTCAAGGCTGTTGCCGTTGAACCTGCAACTTCTCCTGTATTATCTGGCGGAAAATCTGGACCTCACAAGATTCAAGGAATAGGTGCAGGATTTGTCCCTGATGTATATAAACCCGAATTAGTAGATGAAATTATCCCAGTAAAAGATGAAGATGCAGCAGATACACTGCTCAGACTTGCAAGGGAAGAAGGAATCTTTGCAGGAATTTCTTCTGGAGCTGCAACATGGGCTGCTGTCCAGCTTGCAAAAAGAGAAGAAAATAAAGGTAAAAGAATCGTTGTAATTCTCCCCGATACTGGAGAAAGGTACTTGAGTATGGAATGGGTATTTGAAAAAATCTTCCATACTGCTGAAGGTGTTCAACTTTAA
- a CDS encoding DMT family transporter, which produces MYKQVKPIKNNNTSLVIAGLILTNIFWGASGVAVKVAQLQLGTFEIVALRFIAAMPLLITATVLWKGWGALKIDKKDLPYIAILAFLGIPLEFLLQVTSLAYTTATCFTLIFSLSPFFIIFASAVLIKEKITRHKAIGALIGFIGVTFIITNGSLAVPTNLLGDAVAIMANIVWALYTVLGKSINEKYSALTVLNYTFIFGALELLPFYFISPRLSPAAFTESTWIAMIFLTIFCSLVAFLLYNYGTEKLPASIAGMFIYVQPLSGVALAAIVLGESITIYTILGTFLIIYGIYEAERRGGLINGIKNVENNRKSQ; this is translated from the coding sequence ATGTATAAACAAGTTAAGCCCATAAAGAACAACAACACATCGCTGGTGATTGCCGGCCTCATTCTCACCAATATCTTCTGGGGAGCATCAGGAGTAGCTGTGAAAGTTGCACAGCTGCAGTTGGGAACCTTTGAAATTGTAGCCCTGCGATTTATCGCTGCAATGCCGCTTTTAATCACTGCCACAGTATTATGGAAAGGCTGGGGAGCCCTAAAAATAGATAAGAAAGATTTACCTTATATTGCGATACTAGCGTTTCTAGGTATCCCACTCGAATTTTTGCTGCAGGTAACTTCACTGGCATATACCACAGCCACATGTTTTACCCTTATATTCAGCCTTTCTCCATTCTTTATAATTTTCGCGTCTGCAGTTTTAATTAAAGAGAAAATTACCAGACATAAAGCTATTGGTGCATTAATCGGGTTTATAGGAGTAACATTCATAATTACAAACGGCAGTTTAGCTGTCCCCACTAATCTTCTAGGAGATGCCGTTGCCATCATGGCCAATATAGTCTGGGCACTTTATACAGTCCTGGGAAAATCAATAAATGAGAAATACTCTGCACTTACAGTACTCAATTATACTTTTATATTTGGAGCACTTGAATTATTGCCATTTTATTTTATATCTCCAAGATTATCTCCTGCAGCATTCACTGAATCTACATGGATAGCAATGATATTCCTTACCATCTTCTGTTCCCTCGTTGCATTTTTACTGTATAATTACGGTACAGAAAAGCTGCCAGCTTCCATTGCAGGCATGTTTATATACGTTCAGCCGTTATCAGGCGTAGCTTTAGCTGCCATAGTACTTGGAGAGTCAATAACTATTTACACGATACTTGGAACATTCCTTATCATATACGGAATATATGAAGCAGAACGCAGAGGCGGCTTAATAAACGGGATAAAAAACGTTGAAAATAACCGTAAATCTCAATAA
- a CDS encoding NifB/NifX family molybdenum-iron cluster-binding protein: MSHKLAIATSDGKFVNQHFGRANQFLIVELKDDGSYEVLELRENTPSCNPSGGSTTEDTIKVISDVDGVLVSQVGRGAGDKLIAHGIQPVIIPMLIEDALNKVYELIREESEEEDS, from the coding sequence ATGTCCCATAAATTAGCAATTGCAACCAGCGATGGAAAATTTGTAAACCAGCATTTTGGTAGAGCAAATCAGTTTTTAATAGTTGAACTTAAAGATGACGGCAGCTATGAAGTTCTGGAACTTCGAGAAAACACTCCTTCTTGTAATCCTTCTGGTGGAAGTACCACTGAAGACACTATAAAAGTTATTTCAGATGTTGATGGTGTACTGGTCAGCCAGGTGGGCCGTGGGGCGGGAGATAAACTTATAGCACATGGAATTCAGCCTGTAATAATACCTATGCTAATTGAAGATGCTCTGAATAAAGTATATGAGTTAATTCGGGAAGAATCCGAAGAAGAAGACTCATAA
- a CDS encoding pyridoxamine 5'-phosphate oxidase family protein, with translation MVMTKEMMDAVERENVVFFATSTADGTPNVVPIGFARPMDSKTIMIVDNYMNKTRKNLENNPKASLVPRDASKCPYQFKGTVEVAESGKYFDEAVDWVKSVSSKHAPKAAVLLKVEEIYSVQPGPEAGVKVV, from the coding sequence ATGGTAATGACAAAAGAAATGATGGATGCTGTAGAAAGAGAGAATGTGGTTTTCTTTGCAACTTCAACAGCTGATGGAACTCCTAATGTTGTTCCAATTGGATTTGCAAGACCCATGGACAGCAAAACCATAATGATCGTGGACAATTATATGAATAAAACCCGTAAAAATCTTGAAAATAACCCAAAAGCAAGTTTAGTTCCTAGGGACGCTTCAAAATGCCCTTATCAGTTTAAAGGAACTGTAGAAGTAGCTGAATCAGGTAAATACTTTGATGAAGCTGTTGACTGGGTAAAAAGCGTATCGAGCAAACACGCACCCAAAGCAGCGGTCCTGTTAAAAGTAGAAGAAATTTATTCAGTTCAGCCCGGCCCCGAAGCAGGCGTAAAAGTCGTTTAA
- a CDS encoding MoaD/ThiS family protein, translating to MVNIKFLARFRDITGERSVSLEYNGSISDLMNTLTEKYGNEFKDALFDKEGNLRDYMKIIVNGEDVESNGGLESNIGDNDEVVIFQTIAGG from the coding sequence ATGGTTAATATAAAATTTTTAGCACGTTTTAGAGACATTACAGGAGAAAGATCTGTATCCCTTGAATACAACGGAAGTATTTCAGACTTAATGAACACCCTCACCGAAAAATACGGGAACGAATTTAAAGATGCTTTATTTGATAAAGAAGGAAATCTAAGAGATTACATGAAAATAATCGTGAACGGCGAAGATGTTGAGTCAAATGGAGGCTTAGAATCAAACATCGGAGACAATGATGAAGTTGTAATCTTCCAAACTATCGCAGGGGGTTAA
- a CDS encoding ABC transporter substrate-binding protein, whose product MGYLSTIYHTSFILKNEPLGNLNNYDLKWSLFATGPAMKDAFASGDLDVGYIGLPPVMIGLENGLKVKCVGGGHVEGTVMVAPKYYKTFDELGSVNAVLKQFEGKKIGTPSKGCIHDVIIREITKNLDIEIKNFAWADFIPDAIEEVEIAAGVGTPSIASVASRRFASKVVIPPHKLWPYNPSYGIVVREELIDESPEFITDFLKAHEEACNLIRLHPEQAAEIVLKEVKVVDEDFVLDTYKISPKYCASIPEEYIESTLKFIPVLQRLSYMKGDLNQENIFNLEFIKKIHPEPAHY is encoded by the coding sequence ATAGGCTACCTATCAACAATATACCACACTTCATTTATCTTAAAAAATGAGCCTTTAGGAAATTTAAATAATTATGATTTGAAATGGTCCCTGTTTGCCACAGGGCCTGCAATGAAAGACGCTTTTGCATCTGGAGACCTGGATGTAGGCTATATTGGCCTTCCCCCCGTCATGATTGGACTTGAAAACGGCTTAAAAGTTAAGTGTGTGGGTGGAGGGCATGTAGAAGGAACAGTAATGGTCGCCCCCAAGTATTATAAAACTTTTGATGAATTAGGTAGCGTAAATGCTGTTTTAAAGCAATTTGAAGGGAAAAAAATTGGAACACCATCAAAAGGGTGTATACACGATGTGATAATACGTGAAATAACTAAAAATCTGGATATTGAAATTAAAAACTTTGCATGGGCAGATTTTATACCCGATGCAATAGAAGAAGTAGAAATCGCCGCAGGTGTTGGAACGCCATCCATTGCATCAGTCGCCTCAAGAAGATTTGCTTCCAAGGTTGTTATCCCTCCGCATAAATTATGGCCTTACAATCCAAGCTATGGAATAGTGGTAAGAGAAGAATTAATTGATGAATCACCGGAATTTATAACTGACTTTCTGAAAGCCCATGAAGAAGCATGTAACTTAATAAGATTACATCCTGAGCAAGCGGCAGAAATAGTTTTAAAAGAAGTTAAAGTTGTTGATGAAGATTTTGTGCTTGATACGTATAAAATATCTCCAAAGTACTGTGCAAGTATTCCAGAGGAATATATAGAGTCCACACTTAAATTTATTCCAGTTCTACAAAGATTAAGCTATATGAAAGGGGATCTAAATCAGGAAAATATTTTTAACCTTGAATTTATTAAAAAAATTCACCCCGAGCCTGCTCATTACTGA
- a CDS encoding DUF447 domain-containing protein — protein MQDLSSIKMENGLLYETIITTKNSDGTPNAAPVGVVCKNGSKIILYLSEAIHTLQNIKNSGHFIVNILKDPIIFTKSIVGDLSQDCFKNHLNDFYITNADAFFSATVIKSKEIEKGHKIGNSKLTIITAEVNEIIIKNKNVEPLNRANFAIIESLIYLCRMNIVDNKTAQMYLERINEMSRLVTRVGNKEHKKAMKKIISRL, from the coding sequence ATGCAAGATTTAAGCAGTATAAAAATGGAAAATGGATTACTCTATGAAACCATTATAACTACTAAAAATAGTGATGGAACTCCTAATGCAGCTCCAGTAGGAGTAGTATGCAAAAATGGATCTAAAATTATATTATATCTTTCGGAAGCTATACACACACTCCAAAATATTAAAAATAGTGGACATTTCATTGTTAACATTTTAAAAGATCCAATTATTTTTACCAAAAGTATTGTGGGAGATCTTTCGCAGGATTGTTTTAAAAATCACTTAAATGATTTCTATATAACTAACGCCGATGCATTTTTTAGTGCAACTGTAATTAAATCCAAAGAAATTGAAAAAGGACACAAAATAGGGAATTCTAAATTAACAATAATAACTGCGGAAGTAAATGAAATTATAATTAAAAATAAAAATGTAGAACCACTCAATAGAGCAAATTTTGCCATAATAGAATCTTTAATATATCTATGCAGGATGAATATTGTTGATAATAAAACCGCACAGATGTATTTAGAAAGAATTAATGAAATGTCAAGGCTTGTAACCCGTGTTGGAAATAAAGAGCATAAAAAAGCCATGAAAAAAATAATCAGCAGACTCTAA
- a CDS encoding HEAT repeat domain-containing protein: MVESERRDLDYLVKELEDGNGSRKEDAAELLAELADPRAVDPLIKALKDEDSHVREAAALSLAVYEDTKTVEPLIELLKDGKASVRYAAAIGLSGVGDDRAIEPLEKALKDESPVVRKVAQLALNSVKERQ; the protein is encoded by the coding sequence ATGGTTGAATCTGAAAGAAGAGATTTAGATTATTTGGTAAAAGAATTAGAAGATGGAAATGGAAGTAGAAAAGAAGATGCTGCTGAACTTCTTGCAGAATTAGCAGATCCTAGAGCTGTAGATCCACTAATTAAAGCATTAAAAGATGAAGATTCTCATGTTAGAGAAGCTGCTGCCCTTTCATTAGCTGTTTATGAAGATACTAAAACTGTTGAACCATTAATTGAATTACTGAAAGATGGAAAGGCAAGTGTTAGATATGCTGCAGCAATAGGTCTTTCAGGAGTAGGAGATGATCGAGCAATAGAACCACTTGAGAAAGCATTAAAAGACGAAAGTCCGGTTGTAAGAAAAGTAGCTCAACTGGCTTTAAATTCAGTAAAAGAACGACAATAA
- a CDS encoding SPFH domain-containing protein has translation MAKQAEAERDKLAKIISAEGEFLSAQKLGDTADIIAAHPIALQLRNLQVLLEIAVSKTPP, from the coding sequence ATGGCAAAGCAAGCAGAAGCAGAAAGAGATAAGCTGGCTAAAATTATTTCTGCTGAAGGAGAATTCCTTTCAGCTCAAAAACTCGGAGACACTGCAGATATCATAGCCGCACACCCCATAGCACTTCAACTGCGTAATTTACAAGTGTTGCTTGAGATAGCCGTGAGCAAAACTCCGCCATAA
- a CDS encoding SPFH domain-containing protein yields the protein MHFRFGRIIGVRDPGLHLIIPVMDKLDKISLRIVTMPIPAQKIIT from the coding sequence GTGCATTTTCGTTTTGGTCGAATAATCGGAGTTAGAGATCCTGGGCTTCATCTTATTATTCCTGTAATGGATAAACTGGATAAAATATCCCTTAGAATTGTTACTATGCCTATTCCTGCCCAAAAAATAATAACTTAA